A genome region from Labilibaculum antarcticum includes the following:
- a CDS encoding sulfatase, translating to MKSFYMSVFFLLCTLFLTSCKEKVENVKPNILFILADDFGYYDTGIMGSKYYETPNIDKIASEGMNFTNGYANCSVCSPSRASIMTGKYTARHGITDWIGAAVGTKWRKKNRHSKLLPPDYKHQLDSSYVTMPEALKEEGYKTFFTGKWHLGGLGSSPGDHGFDINKGGWESGSPKGGYFSPWVNPSLPNVKKGENLSMRLANETINFMKENKDTTFFAFLSFYAVHGPIQTTQEKWGKYQKKAKDLGIAEQGFKMGHFLPIRQVQDNPIYGGLVETMDDAIGKVMNTLKEMGLDENTIVIFTSDNGGVASGDSFSTSNLPLRGGKGYQFEGGIREPYFIKVPGLTNGQKNNTPVTGTDFFPTLLELVGADLLPEEHSDGVSLVPLLKGGTIAERPLIWHYPHYGNQGGEPSSIIREGNYKLIHYYEDGHNELYNLKNDIEESINIAENNPGLVKKMNKKLFDYLHEVGAKFPEKDDEYNAELEKQYLESVVKNQWPKLEKQRMKMLSKDFDPDNSWWGSSMTID from the coding sequence ATGAAGAGTTTTTATATGTCGGTTTTTTTTCTTTTATGTACGTTATTCTTAACGTCGTGTAAAGAAAAAGTTGAAAATGTAAAACCAAATATTTTGTTTATTCTGGCGGATGATTTTGGATATTACGATACAGGTATAATGGGTAGTAAATATTACGAAACGCCCAATATTGATAAGATTGCCAGTGAAGGCATGAATTTTACGAATGGTTATGCCAATTGTTCGGTTTGTAGTCCTTCGAGAGCTAGTATTATGACAGGAAAGTATACTGCTCGACATGGAATAACTGATTGGATTGGTGCAGCAGTTGGAACAAAATGGAGAAAAAAGAATAGACATAGCAAATTACTTCCTCCAGACTATAAACACCAATTAGACTCGTCTTATGTTACTATGCCAGAGGCTTTAAAGGAAGAGGGATATAAAACATTTTTCACTGGCAAATGGCATTTAGGAGGTTTAGGTTCTTCTCCAGGAGATCATGGATTTGATATAAATAAGGGAGGATGGGAAAGTGGTAGCCCTAAAGGAGGTTATTTTTCTCCATGGGTAAATCCATCTTTACCAAATGTAAAAAAAGGTGAAAACTTGTCTATGCGCCTAGCGAATGAGACAATAAATTTTATGAAAGAAAATAAGGATACCACCTTTTTCGCTTTTCTTTCATTTTATGCTGTACATGGTCCTATTCAAACTACTCAGGAAAAATGGGGTAAATATCAAAAGAAGGCTAAAGATCTGGGTATTGCAGAACAAGGCTTTAAAATGGGGCATTTTCTTCCAATCAGACAGGTGCAAGATAACCCAATTTATGGCGGACTAGTTGAAACAATGGATGATGCCATTGGGAAAGTAATGAATACGTTAAAAGAAATGGGACTTGATGAAAATACAATTGTAATATTTACATCAGACAATGGTGGTGTGGCTTCTGGAGATTCATTTTCTACATCTAACCTTCCATTGCGTGGAGGAAAAGGGTATCAATTTGAAGGTGGAATTCGGGAACCTTATTTTATAAAAGTTCCAGGTTTAACAAATGGTCAAAAAAACAACACTCCTGTAACTGGGACCGACTTTTTTCCAACTTTATTGGAATTGGTAGGGGCTGATCTTTTGCCAGAAGAACATTCTGATGGAGTGAGTTTGGTGCCGCTTCTTAAGGGGGGAACTATTGCTGAACGTCCACTAATTTGGCATTATCCGCACTATGGAAATCAGGGAGGAGAACCTTCTAGTATTATAAGAGAAGGAAATTATAAATTAATCCATTATTATGAAGATGGACATAATGAGTTGTACAATCTTAAAAATGATATAGAAGAATCTATAAATATTGCTGAGAATAACCCTGGATTAGTAAAAAAGATGAATAAAAAACTTTTTGATTACTTACATGAAGTTGGTGCAAAATTTCCAGAAAAAGATGATGAGTATAATGCAGAGTTGGAGAAACAATATTTGGAATCGGTTGTGAAAAATCAATGGCCTAAATTAGAAAAACAACGAATGAAAATGCTTTCAAAAGACTTTGACCCAGATAATAGTTGGTGGGGTAGTTCAATGACAATTGATTAA
- a CDS encoding RagB/SusD family nutrient uptake outer membrane protein, producing MKHIFILLATVLLLFSCEDVLEEEVYDAVTPENFFQTENDAIVGVIGVYDGLQNNNYWYQQFMLSEALPGSLGHFWDQNFNTLTYTDNTGGLWALWTQGYKIIGTANSMISVLENSSLEDDLKNQLLGEVKYIRAMVYFNTVRMFGHIPLVTVVPSSIQDAVTPLEGADESVFESQFLKQVDRSEVYDFIVEDLQFAEANLPEASFANGVENGRAKKGAATALLAKVYLTQAGLQYNYTSGTLDPGDDSKWALAAEKCAELITNGPYALEPNFADIFKNENENNEEIIFSIQYLESSIAGVTGEGTQAAARLGIRGADITPYAWKQAFSNKSFFDQWVDTNGESDNRFSTTYLTSYVDNSGDTINYGSGNFLRPQVWKFASDYDNPSISALGSGDYGDNTVYMRYADVLLMHSEALNEANGAPDNNTIFGINEVKQRAGQPLIELPISKEELREAIWKERKWELVYEGHYFYDCQRTGRLKDEIELNWDVSGGTVRKITLDAITDKFYILPIHFNALSSNTSLIQNYGW from the coding sequence ATGAAACATATATTTATATTATTAGCAACAGTATTATTACTCTTTTCTTGTGAGGATGTATTAGAAGAAGAAGTGTATGACGCTGTTACTCCGGAAAACTTTTTTCAAACTGAAAACGATGCAATTGTTGGCGTTATAGGAGTTTATGATGGATTGCAAAATAATAATTATTGGTATCAACAATTTATGTTGAGTGAAGCCTTACCTGGTTCATTAGGTCATTTTTGGGATCAAAATTTCAATACGTTGACATATACTGATAATACAGGGGGTTTATGGGCACTTTGGACGCAAGGCTATAAAATTATTGGAACAGCTAATTCGATGATTTCAGTATTAGAGAATTCTTCATTAGAAGATGACTTAAAGAATCAGTTATTAGGTGAGGTGAAGTATATTAGAGCAATGGTATACTTTAATACAGTAAGAATGTTTGGTCACATACCATTAGTAACTGTTGTTCCAAGTTCAATTCAAGATGCTGTTACGCCTTTAGAGGGAGCAGATGAATCTGTTTTTGAATCTCAATTTTTAAAACAAGTAGATAGAAGCGAAGTGTATGATTTTATAGTTGAAGATCTGCAATTTGCAGAAGCCAATTTACCTGAGGCTTCATTTGCAAATGGTGTTGAAAACGGAAGAGCCAAAAAAGGGGCTGCTACTGCACTTCTAGCAAAAGTTTACTTAACCCAAGCAGGTTTGCAATATAATTATACATCAGGAACCTTAGATCCTGGTGATGATTCTAAATGGGCTTTAGCTGCAGAAAAATGTGCAGAATTAATTACTAACGGTCCATATGCTTTAGAACCAAATTTTGCCGATATTTTTAAAAATGAAAATGAAAATAACGAAGAAATTATTTTTTCAATTCAATATTTAGAGTCTAGTATAGCAGGTGTTACTGGAGAAGGAACGCAAGCTGCTGCCAGATTGGGTATAAGAGGAGCTGATATTACACCTTATGCATGGAAACAAGCTTTTTCTAATAAAAGTTTCTTTGATCAGTGGGTTGATACTAATGGAGAATCTGATAACAGGTTTAGTACTACATATTTAACTAGTTATGTTGATAATAGTGGGGATACAATAAACTATGGTTCGGGTAATTTCTTACGTCCTCAGGTTTGGAAATTTGCTAGTGATTATGACAATCCATCAATTAGTGCTCTTGGTTCTGGTGATTATGGCGATAATACTGTATATATGCGCTATGCAGATGTGTTACTTATGCATTCTGAAGCATTAAATGAAGCAAATGGTGCTCCTGATAACAATACTATTTTTGGAATTAATGAAGTGAAGCAAAGAGCCGGACAGCCTTTAATTGAGCTGCCAATTTCTAAAGAAGAGTTAAGAGAAGCTATTTGGAAGGAAAGAAAATGGGAATTAGTATATGAAGGACATTACTTTTATGATTGTCAGAGAACAGGTAGGCTAAAAGATGAAATTGAGCTTAACTGGGATGTTAGTGGTGGAACTGTTAGAAAAATTACTCTAGATGCCATTACTGATAAATTTTATATTTTACCTATACATTTTAATGCACTTTCATCTAACACAAGTCTAATTCAAAATTATGGCTGGTAG
- a CDS encoding SusC/RagA family TonB-linked outer membrane protein — MKLILMTFILCCFNFGPLWAQNTVSGTVTDEGSIPLPGVSIVVKGTFTGTSTDIGGNYTIDVAKNETLVFSYLGFTAQEILIGEKTNLVVVLQEDFTKLEEVVVIGYGTQRKSDLTGSISSVSSDELTVRPVQSVGQALQGQATGVQVRTNSAAPGGGTSIVIRGQNSVNSGSSPLYVVDGIPLDNIDNISVGDIESIEVLKDASSTAIYGSRGANGVILMTSKKGKVGKPKISYSTRFTVENIGTDLNLMNANEFATFFTDWEIAGGTDPSEVFYNGSSITQPSPSSLGEGTDWFDEITRTGYVQSHQINISGGTENSRTSVSLNYLDHQGIIKGGDYKRYGVRLANQMDITPWLTTGVNVYLTHENTNDSGENTSGEGGGGTINQAIKMSPALPVYNEDGTYTANNLPGAQGIENPLATVNELTNGARNWDVLGNFNVTVKPFKNFSFKTSFGGDFNNYKQGTYNPTTTITGGLVNGRASIVNRNTSHFVTENIFSYNNVFNDKHRLDVVAGTTYEEQSYESVSVSATNFFTDAFEYNNINAASEFGTPYSSKNKWQLLSYLGRVNYSMDGKYLVSVSARYDGSSRFGDGNKWGFFPAASGAWVVSNEDFMENTKDVVNRLKLRVGWGKTGNQNIGLQKSLAVFGLANYPVGTAIESGVSATRLANSDLRWETTKSINIGLDAKLFKRVDLTIDYYEKTTTDLLLSVSLIETSGFSSALLNTGELQNKGFEISANTSIVDNDNFKASIKTDLFLNKNEIVSLVGDATQTWKIGESLGVQRGYFSDGIIQNQEELDAYSDSDGNPINGLSVGDERAVDMNEDGVIDGDDLGIIFDPNPDFSYAVSANFSYKRLSLDLSFYGVQGNEIYNGTSSYLEGTKIIRTNLSTKLIDNTWTPSNPTAKYPRLTGETEFSKQRLRVEDGSYLRLQNIRLGYTLPKFGVFENASLYFSAQNVFTITKYSGFDPDVNSTPGNNTFGVDRNSYPNPRSFTVGFQVNF; from the coding sequence ATGAAATTGATTTTAATGACATTTATTCTATGCTGTTTTAATTTTGGCCCTTTGTGGGCACAAAACACAGTCTCTGGAACAGTAACCGATGAAGGGAGTATTCCTTTACCTGGAGTATCCATCGTAGTTAAAGGAACGTTTACTGGAACATCCACGGATATTGGAGGAAATTACACAATAGACGTAGCTAAGAATGAAACCCTAGTGTTTAGTTATTTAGGGTTTACTGCACAAGAAATTTTAATAGGAGAAAAAACAAACCTTGTAGTAGTCTTACAAGAAGATTTTACTAAACTTGAAGAGGTAGTCGTTATTGGATATGGTACGCAAAGAAAAAGCGACCTTACTGGTTCTATATCATCTGTCAGTAGTGATGAACTTACAGTTAGACCCGTTCAATCTGTTGGGCAAGCATTACAAGGACAAGCAACAGGTGTGCAGGTAAGAACTAATTCAGCTGCTCCTGGCGGTGGTACATCAATTGTTATTCGTGGACAAAATTCAGTAAATAGTGGTTCATCTCCTTTATATGTTGTTGATGGTATACCTTTAGATAATATAGATAATATTTCTGTTGGAGATATTGAATCTATAGAAGTGTTAAAAGATGCTTCTAGTACAGCAATTTATGGTTCTAGAGGGGCAAATGGGGTTATTCTGATGACTTCTAAAAAAGGAAAAGTTGGTAAGCCAAAAATTTCATACTCTACAAGATTTACTGTTGAAAATATTGGTACAGATCTTAATTTGATGAATGCGAATGAGTTTGCTACTTTCTTCACAGATTGGGAGATTGCAGGAGGTACGGATCCAAGTGAAGTGTTCTATAATGGTAGTTCTATAACCCAACCATCTCCATCATCTTTAGGAGAAGGAACTGATTGGTTTGATGAAATAACCAGAACTGGTTATGTGCAGAGTCATCAAATTAATATTTCGGGTGGTACTGAAAATAGCCGTACGAGTGTCTCTCTTAACTATCTTGATCATCAGGGAATTATAAAAGGTGGTGATTATAAAAGATATGGTGTGCGTTTAGCAAATCAAATGGATATAACACCTTGGTTAACTACGGGAGTTAACGTATATCTTACTCATGAAAACACAAACGATTCCGGAGAAAACACTTCTGGTGAAGGTGGGGGAGGAACCATTAATCAAGCCATTAAAATGTCGCCTGCATTACCTGTTTATAATGAAGACGGGACATATACGGCTAACAACTTACCTGGTGCTCAGGGAATAGAAAATCCTCTGGCAACGGTAAATGAGTTGACAAATGGAGCAAGAAATTGGGATGTCTTGGGAAATTTTAACGTAACTGTAAAGCCTTTCAAAAATTTCAGTTTTAAAACAAGTTTCGGAGGAGATTTTAATAACTATAAACAAGGTACTTATAATCCTACTACAACAATTACCGGAGGATTGGTAAATGGAAGAGCTTCTATTGTGAATAGAAACACTTCTCACTTCGTGACTGAAAACATTTTTTCTTATAACAATGTTTTTAATGATAAGCATAGGCTAGATGTAGTTGCGGGTACAACATATGAAGAACAGTCTTATGAATCTGTTTCTGTTTCTGCAACAAATTTTTTTACAGATGCATTTGAATATAATAATATTAATGCTGCATCTGAATTTGGAACGCCTTATTCCAGTAAAAATAAATGGCAATTGTTATCTTATTTAGGTCGTGTTAATTATTCTATGGATGGTAAGTATTTGGTTTCTGTTTCTGCCAGATATGATGGTAGCTCAAGATTTGGTGATGGAAATAAATGGGGGTTTTTCCCAGCAGCATCTGGTGCTTGGGTAGTTTCTAATGAAGATTTCATGGAAAATACTAAAGATGTAGTTAACAGATTAAAATTGAGAGTAGGTTGGGGGAAAACAGGAAATCAAAATATTGGACTACAGAAATCATTGGCAGTTTTTGGTTTAGCTAATTATCCTGTAGGAACTGCTATTGAATCAGGTGTGTCTGCAACTAGACTTGCGAATTCTGATTTAAGGTGGGAAACTACCAAAAGTATCAATATAGGCCTAGATGCTAAGTTATTTAAGAGAGTTGATTTAACTATTGATTACTATGAAAAAACAACTACAGATCTTCTTTTAAGTGTTAGTTTAATTGAAACTTCTGGTTTTAGTAGTGCATTATTAAATACTGGGGAGTTGCAAAATAAAGGATTTGAAATTTCGGCTAATACTAGTATAGTAGACAACGATAATTTTAAAGCTAGTATAAAAACAGATTTATTTTTAAACAAAAATGAAATTGTTAGCTTAGTTGGAGATGCTACTCAAACATGGAAAATAGGAGAGTCGTTAGGCGTTCAAAGAGGTTATTTTAGTGATGGAATCATTCAGAATCAAGAAGAGCTAGATGCTTATTCAGATAGTGATGGAAATCCAATTAACGGTTTATCTGTAGGAGATGAACGAGCAGTTGACATGAATGAAGATGGTGTAATAGATGGTGATGATTTAGGAATTATTTTTGATCCTAATCCAGATTTTTCATATGCAGTTAGCGCTAATTTTTCTTATAAAAGGCTATCATTAGATCTTTCCTTTTATGGTGTTCAAGGGAATGAAATATATAATGGAACTTCTTCATATTTGGAGGGCACTAAGATAATTAGAACTAATTTATCAACGAAATTAATTGATAATACTTGGACACCAAGTAATCCTACTGCGAAATACCCTAGACTTACAGGGGAAACTGAATTTAGTAAGCAGAGACTTCGGGTAGAAGATGGAAGTTATTTAAGATTACAGAATATTCGTTTAGGTTATACATTACCAAAATTTGGTGTTTTTGAGAATGCCTCGTTATATTTTAGTGCTCAAAATGTTTTCACAATTACTAAGTATTCTGGTTTTGACCCTGACGTTAATTCAACACCAGGTAATAATACATTTGGAGTTGATAGAAATTCCTATCCTAATCCACGATCATTTACTGTAGGATTTCAGGTCAATTTTTAA